Within the Corynebacterium sp. sy039 genome, the region CAGGCTGAGATCGACGATCGCGAACAGCGACTAAAGCTCACTCTTAAAGAAGGCATCTCGTATGAGGGCGCAGATGATCTCAAAGAGATCATGGCAAAGTATCCAGCGCGCAGCTCGGCAGATATTTTCCAAAAAGTGGAATCTGCGCAGGCAGATAAATACACGACCAATGTCACCCAAGACAGTTTCTTGATGTCCATGCTGGGCTATATTTTGCCAGTGGTTATTGTCTTTGGGCTCATCATGTTCATGTTCTCTCGGATGCAGGGCGGCGGAATGTTTGGGTTTGCTGCTAGTCGCGCCAAGGAACTAACCAAAGATATGCCAACCAATACCTTTGCTGACGTTGCTGGTGCAGATGAAGCCGTCGACGAGCTGCATGAAATCAAAGACTTTTTGCAAGATCCTACGCGCTATGAAGAATTAGGCGCAAAAATACCTCGCGGTGTTTTGCTCTATGGTCCACCGGGTACTGGTAAAACGCTATTAGCACGTGCAGTTGCTGGTGAAGCAGGGGTGCCATTCTACTCCATTTCTGGTTCAGATTTTGTGGAGATGTTTGTTGGTGTGGGTGCTTCTCGTGTTCGTGATTTGTTCAAGCAAGCACGCGAAAACAGCCCTTGTATCATTTTCGTCGACGAGATTGATGCCGTGGGTCGTCAGCGTGGTTCTGGAATGGGCGGCGGTCATGATGAGCGCGAACAAACCTTGAACCAATTGCTCGTGGAAATGGATGGTTTTGGCGACCGCGAGGGCGTTATTCTTATGGCGGCAACGAACCGCCCAGATATTCTTGACCCTGCGCTCTTGCGTCCAGGTCGTTTTGATCGACAAATACCTGTAGGAAACCCAGACCTTAAAGGTAGAGAACAGATTTTGCAGGTTCATGCCAAAGGTAAACCTTTTGCTCAAGATGCTGACCTCAAAGCACTTGCCCGACGCACCCCTGGTATGTCAGGTGCGGATTTGGCGAATGTTCTCAATGAAGCAGCACTGCTTACTGCACGTATCGGCGGCAATGTGATTACTGCTGATGCTTTAGAAGAAGCAACTGACCGCGTTATCGGTGGCCCTCGACGCTCATCCAAAGTCATTTCTGAAAAAGAAAAGAAAATCACTGCCTACCATGAAGGTGGACATACTCTGGCTGCGTGGGCGCTGGCTAATATCGAGCGCGTCTATAAGGTAACCATTCTGGCTCGAGGTCGCACAGGTGGTCATGCCATGACTGCTCCAGAAGACGATAAAGGTATGTATAACCGCGATGAACTCTATGCTCGTTTAGTATTTGCAATGGGTGGTCGCGCTGCAGAGGAACTCGTCTTTGGCGAACCAACCACAGGGGCGTCGGCAGATATTGAG harbors:
- the ftsH gene encoding ATP-dependent zinc metalloprotease FtsH, whose amino-acid sequence is MKKNKIIRFGAIAALILVGLYLITLFSSDTRGYKEVDTSVAITQLDKNNVAQAEIDDREQRLKLTLKEGISYEGADDLKEIMAKYPARSSADIFQKVESAQADKYTTNVTQDSFLMSMLGYILPVVIVFGLIMFMFSRMQGGGMFGFAASRAKELTKDMPTNTFADVAGADEAVDELHEIKDFLQDPTRYEELGAKIPRGVLLYGPPGTGKTLLARAVAGEAGVPFYSISGSDFVEMFVGVGASRVRDLFKQARENSPCIIFVDEIDAVGRQRGSGMGGGHDEREQTLNQLLVEMDGFGDREGVILMAATNRPDILDPALLRPGRFDRQIPVGNPDLKGREQILQVHAKGKPFAQDADLKALARRTPGMSGADLANVLNEAALLTARIGGNVITADALEEATDRVIGGPRRSSKVISEKEKKITAYHEGGHTLAAWALANIERVYKVTILARGRTGGHAMTAPEDDKGMYNRDELYARLVFAMGGRAAEELVFGEPTTGASADIEMATKTAKAMLTEYGMSPTLGMVKYGEEQGDPFSGRGGQGTLEYSPATAAQIDQEMKYLMDKAHEHAYQILAEHRDYLDKLAEKLLEKETLRRPDLEALFEGITPREVGDVFPDEDARFPRQAGREPVQTPTERALERGEEPPKPFSLLEASKAARAKRAAELEAQQKNTQQNPPAPGGSAAQQVAPPQSPQYGGTPPPQGWVVPGNAQQPQQPQAQQAPAPARPLGAANNEQPAQEQQAQTPVPPEKEIGFRLPENERTEHSWDSVEKHDDSADAKPQGDN